The following proteins come from a genomic window of Corynebacterium falsenii:
- the nadE gene encoding ammonia-dependent NAD(+) synthetase, whose amino-acid sequence MTSLHHTIIAELGARPQIDPAEEVERRVSFIADYLRTTGARSLVLGISGGQDSTLAGRLCQLAVDALNAEDTENTEAPYSFIAVRLPYGVQADEDDAQTALRFIQPSESLVVNIKDAADAAAAAIAEALGVEKISDFNKGNVKARQRMIAQYAIAGERRGLVVGTDHAAEAITGFFTKHGDGAADLVPLAGLSKRQGAALLQHLGAPESTWKKVPTADLEEDRPALPDEEALGVTYQQIDSYLESTDNGDDVDAGAAETIEGLWTRSQHKRHLPVTPDDQWWRK is encoded by the coding sequence ATGACCTCCCTACATCACACCATCATCGCAGAACTGGGAGCCCGCCCCCAGATCGACCCGGCCGAGGAAGTCGAGCGTCGGGTGTCCTTCATCGCCGACTACCTGCGCACTACCGGCGCTCGCTCCCTCGTGCTCGGGATCTCCGGCGGACAGGACTCCACCCTGGCGGGCCGTCTCTGCCAGCTCGCGGTGGACGCCCTCAACGCCGAGGACACGGAAAACACAGAAGCCCCCTACAGCTTCATCGCCGTCCGCCTCCCCTACGGCGTCCAGGCAGATGAAGACGATGCGCAGACCGCCCTCCGGTTCATCCAGCCCAGCGAGTCCCTCGTGGTGAACATCAAAGACGCAGCAGATGCGGCGGCCGCTGCGATTGCTGAGGCATTGGGCGTCGAAAAGATCAGCGACTTCAACAAGGGCAACGTGAAAGCTCGGCAACGCATGATCGCCCAATACGCGATCGCTGGCGAGCGCCGCGGACTCGTGGTGGGCACCGACCACGCCGCAGAAGCCATCACCGGGTTCTTCACCAAACACGGCGACGGCGCAGCGGACCTCGTTCCCCTAGCCGGACTATCGAAGCGCCAGGGCGCAGCGCTGCTGCAACACCTCGGCGCGCCCGAATCCACGTGGAAAAAGGTTCCCACCGCCGACCTCGAAGAAGACCGCCCAGCACTGCCCGACGAAGAAGCGCTCGGCGTGACCTACCAGCAAATCGACAGCTACCTGGAGAGCACCGACAACGGTGACGATGTGGATGCTGGCGCCGCCGAGACCATCGAGGGACTGTGGACGCGCAGCCAGCACAAGCGGCACCTGCCCGTCACCCCAGACGACCAGTGGTGGCGGAAGTAG
- the ykgO gene encoding type B 50S ribosomal protein L36, producing the protein MKVRKSLRSLKNKPGAQVVRRHGKVFVINKKDPRFKARQG; encoded by the coding sequence ATGAAGGTCCGTAAGTCCCTTCGGTCGCTGAAGAACAAGCCGGGCGCTCAGGTTGTTCGTCGCCACGGCAAGGTTTTTGTGATCAACAAGAAGGATCCGCGTTTCAAGGCTCGCCAGGGCTAA
- a CDS encoding HNH endonuclease signature motif containing protein — protein sequence MTTTPHIKESISADEHTNDTDSDSVADLTTHVDLIEASMAALTDILTTPTAELFHTHRADIIRLLTTISHTDTLYAAFAYAAHEAGISRAAGTTRTSTYLARLLDTSEYQARQWINLGISLYKPPEPPADKTTTNGEDDAANGEDSADDAVQNRADQLAERRRAHEAHQAHLAAQAQARKQARKLSDAKLAEINRELEHLHPSLHAEHHHILFDNATTMAATTTVEDLKLTLRNQVRTLNSSVVDPTADYRARTLVWSPADTHGNVRVTAVLPRTGHALLETLMSPARLAAFDRSRGVNIDEDRRTMAQRRADVFMAMLETWAEDADAATAPRTRGLASLVVALSAKDLTTLPTSSDGAGGGAAGSAPVTPPTAESLNAPSVWFPTNTNARLHPIDILRLGLAEHDLGVVLDPDSRRALASARMKRHATVEQKLMLVAEQLCCAYPGCNRAAVDCDVHHIKAWSHGGRTTIDNLTLLCRTHHRMNRDQHDGGVGMGHAEVDPDSGRVGWREARHNHEGLPDLPGAPPDTEPKTDPSPSGSPVTEPSGSGPRVRPRPHPRLSDTVVVNTSTTASQAPGAKVPDQAWGSEEVQALFDPPQPPRRRSDRAS from the coding sequence ATGACCACCACACCACACATCAAAGAGTCGATCAGTGCAGACGAACACACAAACGATACCGACAGCGACAGTGTCGCTGATCTGACCACGCATGTTGATCTCATCGAAGCATCCATGGCAGCGCTCACCGATATCCTCACCACCCCCACCGCCGAGTTGTTCCACACCCACCGCGCCGACATCATCCGCCTACTCACAACCATCAGCCACACCGACACCCTCTACGCCGCATTCGCTTACGCTGCCCACGAAGCGGGCATCTCCCGTGCGGCGGGCACGACACGGACGTCGACCTACCTCGCGAGGTTGTTGGACACCTCCGAGTACCAGGCACGACAGTGGATCAACCTTGGCATAAGCCTGTACAAACCACCCGAACCACCAGCAGACAAGACGACCACCAACGGTGAGGATGACGCAGCCAACGGTGAAGACTCAGCTGATGATGCTGTCCAGAACCGTGCCGACCAATTAGCCGAACGTCGTCGGGCACACGAAGCCCACCAAGCACATTTGGCTGCCCAGGCACAGGCACGGAAACAAGCCCGGAAGCTTAGCGATGCGAAACTGGCTGAGATCAACCGCGAACTCGAACACCTCCACCCCAGCCTGCATGCCGAGCATCACCACATCCTGTTCGACAACGCCACCACCATGGCAGCCACCACCACCGTCGAAGACCTGAAACTTACCTTGCGTAATCAGGTCCGGACGTTGAATAGCTCTGTGGTGGATCCGACCGCTGACTACCGGGCACGTACACTCGTCTGGTCACCCGCCGACACCCATGGCAACGTGCGTGTTACCGCCGTGCTACCTAGGACTGGGCATGCGTTGTTGGAAACCCTGATGTCCCCGGCACGGCTAGCGGCCTTTGACCGCAGTCGTGGGGTGAACATAGACGAGGACCGTAGGACCATGGCTCAACGCCGGGCGGATGTGTTTATGGCGATGTTGGAAACCTGGGCCGAGGATGCTGATGCCGCCACCGCACCACGCACACGGGGGTTGGCCTCTTTGGTGGTGGCACTGTCGGCCAAGGACCTCACCACACTACCTACTAGCAGTGATGGTGCCGGCGGCGGTGCCGCTGGCTCCGCCCCTGTGACACCTCCCACTGCCGAGTCGCTCAACGCACCTAGCGTGTGGTTTCCCACCAACACCAACGCCCGGCTACACCCGATCGACATCCTCCGGTTGGGCCTGGCCGAGCATGATCTGGGGGTAGTGCTCGATCCGGATTCCAGACGCGCCCTTGCTTCAGCGCGGATGAAGCGGCATGCCACGGTGGAGCAGAAGCTCATGCTTGTTGCTGAGCAGTTGTGTTGTGCGTATCCGGGGTGTAACCGTGCTGCGGTGGACTGCGATGTCCACCACATCAAAGCCTGGTCCCATGGGGGACGCACGACCATTGATAATTTGACGTTGTTGTGTCGGACGCATCATCGGATGAATAGGGATCAGCATGATGGTGGTGTGGGTATGGGCCATGCCGAGGTTGATCCGGATTCCGGACGCGTCGGCTGGAGGGAAGCCCGCCACAATCACGAGGGCTTACCGGACCTGCCCGGGGCACCACCAGATACTGAACCAAAGACAGATCCATCACCGTCTGGGTCACCGGTCACCGAACCTTCAGGTTCGGGCCCGCGCGTGCGCCCGCGTCCGCACCCGCGGTTGAGTGACACGGTTGTGGTGAATACGTCCACCACTGCCAGCCAGGCCCCCGGCGCCAAGGTGCCGGACCAGGCTTGGGGAAGTGAGGAGGTTCAGGCGCTGTTCGACCCACCACAACCCCCACGACGCCGCAGTGATCGAGCATCATGA